gcggaataaaaatataaaagaaatatatttcctttttttttctaatcTTGTTAAAATGGACCTCTGAACTCATGtattttacattttaactataagaagaaaaaattagtaacgacaattttatattttttcttattttatgGAAACAAGTAATTATTTTCCActttttctatttttcattcttttatatatatatatatatccttCTTTTATGAAGGTGTGctctttttctttaatattattttttatataacagGATTAATTctcaaaaatataaattttttttttaggaACATATATCTCTCcatatgttttaaaaaaaaaaaaaaaaaaaaaaaaatatacatatatatatatatatatatataaattaaattaaaaatgaacataaactattaaaagtataaatatatatattaataataatacatatatatatatatatatatatatatatatatattaaaaacacataagagaaaaaaaaaaaaaaataaaataaaaaatatacacgTATTTTTGGTCAGCTTCTTTAAGTcttatacaatatatatatatatatatatatatatatatatattatattatatgtagatattttaattttttatttttttggGATCTGTGTACGtgtttaaatatatatatatttatatataagaaattCCATTTAATATTCCTCATAAAATGGCAAAGGTTCTATGGTAATAATTTTTGATGGTGGTACCTTAATCATAGCTGCTGGTTTGGGTCCTTCagtttttcttttaatattgatatgttcattttttaatttggcttctttaattaattcagcatttttaatttttcttaataaGAAATCTTCATTACATCTTGATTTTCTAACATGTTCTATTCTTACACaaacttttttttgttcaaTACGATGTTTAACTCTTTTATTTACTAATACACCAACACCTCTTTTGGTTATgtgaaatatttttcccGTTTTACcatgataataattaaacGGCATACCCTTCTGTTGGGTAGAATCACAAACTATATCAACATAATCACCgtaatttaatttttctaaatACTTATTTGCTGTACATTCCCCATGTTTTCTAAATTTTTTAGAAAACTTATATCTTGTACCTGACCTTTTTCCTCTTGATTTTCCTCccattttttcttttctattcttttaatatttaaaaaaaattaaaattaaataaaataaaataaaataatattaaataaaatgacCTTCTAATTttagatataaaaatataaataattatatatttttatttctttattttctaaattattcaaaaaaataatattttaaatatttttttttttttttccaaattcataaaaaaaaaaaaaaagaaaaaaaaagtatatcaatttgatattaatatttaaaaatgatattatatatatatatatatatatatatatattaattatattatatatatataataaaataaatgttaataaaaatacaaatattacatatatatattatatatatattatatatatatattatatatattattttttttttttttttttatagttttataaaaatattataaatgaataaaaacaaaagggggaaaaaaagaaagaaaaaaaaaagagcatagtaatatgttataatatatattatatatatgtatataattatattatataaataatattatatttattattttttttcttctctacatatatatatatatataatatatatatataaaatatataataaatatatattatgaaaatgtatgattaaaaataataggCATTAAATATGTAGtaataaatgaaattttttatttttacgTATATAcgaatataaaataaatattatatcttatgatatatatataataatatatatattgtatattgAAAGCATATAAAGGggttatatatatataatatatatattatatatatatatatatatatatatatatatatatatatatatatatatatatatttatatatatataatatattgtttatatagtaaataaatgaaccccataaataatatattatatataataaatcttatacttccaaaaaaaaaaaaacataatatatttttttcataaattctttaaaattaataattagatatttattgatcacataatataataaatacatatatatatatatatatatatatattatatatatatattatatcagATTTATATGTACACCATATATTCCTATATACAGCgtacaaaaaataatatatatttcttttttttatatatataaaatagaTTGTACTTTTTTATAGGGAAccttaaatatatattttttttttttatatcatgttatacattttactttgagaaaaaaaataaaaaaaaataaaataaaattaaaataaattatatgatatattttaattataataataaatatatatatatatatatatatttttttttttttattattattatacaaattttTTAACTCCTATTTTAACATGTACACTATcctttttaaaataatttatattgtcCTTCCatttgtttataaaaaaattaaatattatatatatagaatagaatataatataatataatataatataatataatataatataatataatataatataatataatataatataatataatataatataatataaggaatttataacataatcaaatatatttatttttatgtgataccatttttatgattttcTTATAAACTTCAAAagtttttataaaaaatgaacaacTTTTCTTTTGTCATATAGACATATGATTGTGTACGTTGTACAACTGAATTGttcttaaaaatatttaatggaccacacaaaaaaaaataaaatatatattcatattcaCCTCGGCAACCTTTTTATTAATGAAACgtttgtatatatatatatatatatatatataaattaatttatatatttttttatttaaataattaaaatatttaaaaataagttaattttattattattatatatatatatatatatatatatatatatatatccaccatataaaatatagaCTACATTATcatgaaatataaaaaaataataattataaatataataaagtaAAAAAGGGGTCCATAGATATTCACATAgaacataatattaattatgtgtataatatatatatatatatatatatattttttatttttattttttggtGGGAAATAAGATATagtttattattatatatatcataaattgggaagaaataaaaacataataaaaaaaaaaaaaaaaaaaaaaaaaaaaaaaaaaaaaaattaaaacagttatatatttaactataaatattttttgttatatatatatatatatatataaatataatataattaataatttatttattctttgGAAACTTCTTCAAAATTTTCTACTAGATCTGGTACATCATTAGcttcttcttcatcttcCTCTCTTTTTGGTGTATCTGCTGattctttatttaaaatattttttatgtttggatcatttttaattttttcaagAAGGTTCATAtctaaatttttatttccttttaaTCCTTCAAAAAGTTTGTTTATATCTATTTTGTGTTCATTAAATTTACCAGTAacaatatatgtattaGATTGTAAGGATGCACAAAGTTTTGGCTTTTTAAATTCTAAGAAAGTATCTCCTGTTCTATAAACACATATTTCATCTACATCACCGAAATAAGAAGCacctattttttttaaaatgatattgattttcttttcattcGATATTGAATTTTTGTGTACTTTCTTTATCTTTCTTCTAGCACTACCTTTACCACCTATTTGTCTTAGGTTACCTCCCATCTTTTCTTTTAGTTTAGCTCTTGCAGCTAATATTTCTGGTGATATTTTTTCCatcttcttttaatttttatatgattatttagatatatatatatatatatatatatgtgtatatttatttatatttatttatttatatataaaactctttttctttttttttaaggaacaaaaaagaaaattaaaataattaaataattatagtaataataaccTTATTCCCTTTATATATACGCTACTCAATATGGAAgtttatacatatatatataatatatatttcgtATACACAAGATAAACTAACcttataatttattattattttaacTCTTCAGTATGTACGTATATTAATACTTATAGATATAAActataactttttttttgcttcaaaagaaaaaaaaaaaattgttttttttttttttttttgataaacaaaatgaagttataattatacaaaaGTGTACACGATATAAATATACgaatatctatatatataatatgtaatatgtatatatatatatatatatatatatattatattatattgtttttttttgttttttttttttttttttatagaagaaatattaaaatttattttattattttatatatattatataaaattaaaaatccatggtttatttatatttatatatatatatatatttattttttaaactgcaagttaaaatttttttttattattttaagcaaaaatatattatggatatatcatttttattttttatgctataatattatattattatttatatacaaaaaaatagtaTAATTACAAGCCtgtatgtttttataataatataaatttattaaatctgcataatattataatataatcatattatgaataagcaagcattatatatgttttttttcttttttctatattttatataattattagATGAAAAGGTCAATTCTTcaatataacatatataatatatatattatatatatattaatatatataatatacatatatataatatatatattataataatgtatcATCACAAAATggtataatatatatatatatatatgacatttatttaattatatataataaaatatcataatgtttttttataaatatatataataaatgtataaaatacattaatcaacaaaaaaaataataaggtTGAAATCCAAAAAgagatatatttaaataacacagtaaaaatttatatgttctaataaaatatatacatattattatatatatatatttatatatatatatatatataatatcaattatatactttttatatttttcaaaatttatttatatgaaaatagcaaaaaatatatcattttgtgaaaattttctatatatatatatatatattatgttgatatttttttatttaaactaaaaaaaaaaaaaaataattattttataatataccatttttatattaaaatctATATCATcttataaaacatataagAAGCATGgagaatatttttttttcttttcttctatggtaaatattatatatgcatattttttggtatcttattttatttttgttaaataTTAGAATAATAAGAACTCAGTGTACTATCCTTTGAATTAAcattaaaaatgtttttagAAAACAATTTTATCGTACAACACTATTTACCgtatttaatatatagcgcatgttatttttaattctaTTTTTCAATTATTGTAGCTCTATAAAATTCTAAATGAATTccttaatatatatatatatatatatgatatattattttataattatatttaaaaagttagaaaataaatatactaatataattataataagaatagaaaaaaaaaaaaaaaaaaaaaaagcattaaagataaaaagtaaaacataaatataagaaatatttttatgtatcAAGTGTATATACATGTTAAAAAGTTAagaatattaattaaaaaaaaaaaattaaaatataaacaaacatatatgttatatatatatatatatatatatatattaaggTGTAACCTTTTAATTGttcttattttaatatttttttttttttttttggaNNNNNNNNNNNNNNNNNNNNNNNNNNNNNNNNNNNNNNNNNNNNNNNNNNNNNNNNNNNNNNNNNNNNNNNNNNNNNNNNNNNNNNNNNNNNNNNNNNNNtttttttttaataaatataaattttattttttttttattatttttttatttttttattttttttttttttttttttttttttttttttttttttttttttttttttttttttttttttttttttttttttttttgtacaaCTAGCTAATGTTAAATAATTGTGTTGACTTTGCTTTGGTGTGCACACCgtcaaaaatataatgcAACTTCATATCGAGATgtcttttatttttttgatttctttttaaagCAAATATACCTTTTAATGTTTCATTTCTCTCAGCTGTTATAATATGATCTGTGTAAAGGACAATTTGTTTCCAATGAGTATGTGCTCCATATGGTCCTGTGGTAAAATTAACTTCCGTATGACAAGCagaaaatgatatatcAAACCATATGACAAGAGCATGTAAATAATCTTTTCTGATCATTTTTAATTGAAACGGTGAAACAAATGATAATTGATCTGGTGTACATGTATTTAAATCTAATGTTAGTATACAACATGTATCTGTTACAACAAAATTTCTATCCACATAATCTATAACAACTTCTTCTTTAATTATTGGTAAAACAGatgaaaaatttaaatCATAACAATTTTTCCAAAAATCAAATTTTTCTTCTCTATATAAACTGTCTTCGATTCCTGCAATATACATATGTGCTTTGTCAGGAAAAATTAATCCACCTTCCTTTAACCATTTATCTCTACAATATAAAACTGTATCAAgcatattttcatataataaacaatatCCCATCCATTCggatattattatatcaacCTTATCAACAGGTAACTCAATTTCTTCGGCTAATCCTTTAAGAAAAGTTACTTTGTCAGtcaaattattttcatcccttatttttatagctgtatatattatatcacTCTTTTCAATGCTATAAACATGTTTGGCACCATGCGTTGCTGcaaaaaaagaaaggaTACCTGTACCACAACCTACATCCAAAActattttatcttttattaaatgttcattttttcttatagAATCATAATATGTTCGTGTTCTTACTTCATCTTTTATCATATCTTcatgtatatgtatataattatatgaattaaaatattcattatttccattttccatttttttttctccatcaaaatttataaagtttttc
This is a stretch of genomic DNA from Plasmodium reichenowi strain SY57 chromosome 14, whole genome shotgun sequence. It encodes these proteins:
- a CDS encoding arginine methyltransferase 1, with product MTNKFNKINKNNYETREAVYYDKGSRINLNKEKEMKEFKEEELKEFFNKWNPFYKEKLNSEIEKKNFINFDGEKKMENGNNEYFNSYNYIHIHEDMIKDEVRTRTYYDSIRKNEHLIKDKIVLDVGCGTGILSFFAATHGAKHVYSIEKSDIIYTAIKIRDENNLTDKVTFLKGLAEEIELPVDKVDIIISEWMGYCLLYENMLDTVLYCRDKWLKEGGLIFPDKAHMYIAGIEDSLYREEKFDFWKNCYDLNFSSVLPIIKEEVVIDYVDRNFVVTDTCCILTLDLNTCTPDQLSFVSPFQLKMIRKDYLHALVIWFDISFSACHTEVNFTTGPYGAHTHWKQIVLYTDHIITAERNETLKGIFALKRNQKNKRHLDMKLHYIFDGVHTKAKSTQLFNIS
- a CDS encoding 60S ribosomal protein L21, putative, translating into MGGKSRGKRSGTRYKFSKKFRKHGECTANKYLEKLNYGDYVDIVCDSTQQKGMPFNYYHGKTGKIFHITKRGVGVLVNKRVKHRIEQKKVCVRIEHVRKSRCNEDFLLRKIKNAELIKEAKLKNEHINIKRKTEGPKPAAMIKVPPSKIITIEPLPFYEEY
- a CDS encoding basic transcription factor 3b, putative, whose product is MEKISPEILAARAKLKEKMGGNLRQIGGKGSARRKIKKVHKNSISNEKKINIILKKIGASYFGDVDEICVYRTGDTFLEFKKPKLCASLQSNTYIVTGKFNEHKIDINKLFEGLKGNKNLDMNLLEKIKNDPNIKNILNKESADTPKREEDEEEANDVPDLVENFEEVSKE